A stretch of the Bradyrhizobium sp. CCBAU 53351 genome encodes the following:
- the rpoN gene encoding RNA polymerase factor sigma-54: MALTQRLEFRQSQSLVMTPQLMQAIKLLQLSNLDLTTFVEEELERNPLLERASDEAPAGETPTDAGQFSDSDDFGGGNADEPGGGPGEAFEPGQEEWMSKDLGTRAEIEQTLDTGLDNVFSEEPAEAAARNAQDAAPTTYTEWGGGASGDEDYNLEAFVAAEMTLGDHLAEQLSVAFTAPAQRMIGQYLIDLVDEAGYLPPDLGQAAERLGASQADVEGVLAVLQKFDPPGVCARNLSECLAIQLRELDRYDPAMQALVEHLDLLAKRDIAALRKLCGVDDEDIADMIGEIRRLNPKPGMKFGSARLQTMVPDVYVRPGPDGGWHVELNSDTLPRVLVNQTYYSQLSKKIGKDGDKSYFTDALQNATWLVRALDQRARTILKVATEIVRQQDGFFTHGVAHLRPLNLKAVADAIQMHESTVSRVTANKYMATNRGTFELKYFFTASIASADGGEAHSAEAVRHHIKQLIDSEEPSAILSDDTIVERLRASGIDIARRTVAKYREAMRIPSSVQRRRDKQSALGNVLSTALSDRSRNPEPA, from the coding sequence ATGGCGCTCACGCAGAGATTAGAGTTCCGGCAGTCGCAGTCGCTGGTCATGACGCCGCAGCTGATGCAGGCGATCAAGCTGCTGCAATTGTCCAATCTCGATCTCACGACCTTCGTGGAAGAGGAACTCGAGCGTAACCCCCTGCTGGAACGGGCCAGTGACGAGGCCCCCGCGGGTGAGACCCCCACGGATGCGGGCCAGTTCAGCGACAGCGACGATTTCGGCGGCGGCAACGCCGATGAGCCCGGCGGCGGTCCCGGCGAGGCGTTCGAGCCGGGCCAGGAAGAATGGATGAGCAAGGATCTCGGCACCCGCGCCGAGATCGAGCAGACCCTGGACACGGGCCTGGACAACGTCTTCTCCGAGGAGCCGGCCGAGGCCGCGGCACGCAACGCCCAGGACGCCGCGCCGACCACCTACACCGAATGGGGCGGCGGCGCCTCCGGTGACGAAGACTACAATCTCGAAGCTTTCGTCGCCGCCGAGATGACACTCGGCGACCACCTCGCCGAGCAGCTCTCGGTGGCTTTCACCGCGCCCGCGCAGCGCATGATCGGCCAGTACCTGATCGACCTCGTCGACGAGGCCGGCTATCTGCCGCCCGATCTCGGCCAGGCCGCGGAGCGCCTCGGCGCATCGCAAGCCGACGTCGAGGGCGTCCTTGCCGTGCTGCAAAAGTTCGATCCGCCCGGCGTCTGTGCGCGCAATTTGAGCGAATGCCTGGCGATCCAGCTCCGCGAGCTCGACCGCTACGACCCCGCGATGCAGGCCCTGGTCGAGCATCTCGATCTCCTCGCCAAACGCGACATCGCCGCCTTACGCAAGCTCTGCGGCGTCGACGACGAGGACATCGCCGACATGATCGGCGAGATCCGCCGCCTCAATCCCAAGCCCGGCATGAAGTTCGGTTCGGCGCGCCTGCAGACCATGGTGCCCGACGTCTATGTCCGCCCGGGTCCCGACGGAGGCTGGCATGTCGAGCTCAACAGCGACACCTTGCCGCGCGTGCTGGTCAACCAGACCTACTATTCGCAGCTCTCGAAGAAGATCGGCAAGGACGGCGACAAGTCCTATTTCACCGACGCGCTGCAGAACGCGACCTGGCTGGTGCGCGCGCTCGACCAGCGCGCCCGCACCATCCTGAAAGTCGCAACCGAGATCGTGCGCCAGCAGGACGGCTTCTTCACCCATGGCGTGGCGCATCTGCGGCCGCTCAATCTGAAGGCCGTCGCCGACGCCATCCAGATGCACGAATCCACGGTGTCCCGCGTCACCGCCAATAAATACATGGCCACCAACCGCGGCACGTTCGAGCTGAAATATTTCTTCACGGCCTCGATCGCCTCGGCCGACGGCGGCGAGGCGCATTCCGCCGAAGCGGTGCGCCATCACATCAAGCAGCTGATCGATTCGGAGGAGCCGAGCGCGATCCTGTCGGACGACACCATCGTGGAACGCTTGCGCGCTTCGGGCATTGATATTGCCCGCCGCACGGTCGCGAAGTACCGCGAAGCCATGCGCATTCCTTCCTCGGTGCAACGCCGCCGCGACAAGCAGAGCGCCCTTGGTAACGTCCTCTCCACCGCCTTGTCCGATCGCTCGCGCAATCCCGAACCGGCCTGA